A genomic segment from Actinoplanes sichuanensis encodes:
- a CDS encoding DUF6055 domain-containing protein produces the protein MGLVPQIMSRASAATKSVYIPESWTRTGEVPWTAERTKESNNFILLWGEKSGTDPASAGDPYRFDPDNVLSQLENLYSFYVNTMKFTPETGLLAEHKIIVIVTNTWNRTELNAWATGGSVDGRVGVINIAPGAALPGSWGLAHELAHVFQNYTFLGRSGYGFTDQSAGTFWETSAEFMAMQALPTTAAGDLTRWLRSENLYYSSSRHHYGNWMLAQYIKDRDGLEMFNRIWNEARNTEHPLEVYRRIAGIDQAELNRRLGEYATRTVTYDFGNRSTLMPFINNVWGAGFLNAYNGGNVDPVDSSQGHYQINTRVAPSDYGFNKIKLVPSTDGGLVRLRLKGHAETGATGWTFGLVAVKGGVPRYSTLKSGTDGQIDFPLQSGESEVWLVVTGTPNAVPHYGFLDGYTKARRYPYEFRVEGATPSGFEPGHVKPAATNGGRWHSNGGGWVAGNASVASTAYVGPKAAVMGGTVTGNARIEGLGWVNGGTVGGNAIVKDNALIQDGANLSGNVVVGGDAEIAFACSSGTYLLFNPDRKCDGGAGETDVNPSFTAFASADLAIQDVATTEPTATPTTAAPTTTAPAPSGSTRSGNLAGTATASASYTSAWESVAAINDGIVPTASNDTVNRRWGTWPETGRQWAELQWPSAVTVGRAQTYFFDDGNGVRLPASWRLQYWTGTAYADVPKASGYARAANAYNTVTFTPVTTTRLRFVLRASGTSSVGLLETTAFST, from the coding sequence GTGGGGCTCGTCCCCCAGATCATGTCCCGCGCCTCGGCTGCCACCAAGAGCGTCTACATCCCCGAATCGTGGACCCGGACCGGCGAGGTCCCGTGGACCGCCGAGCGGACCAAGGAGTCGAACAACTTCATCCTGCTCTGGGGTGAGAAGTCCGGCACCGACCCGGCGTCCGCCGGCGACCCGTACAGGTTCGATCCGGACAATGTGCTCAGCCAGCTGGAGAACCTGTACAGCTTCTACGTGAACACGATGAAGTTCACGCCGGAGACCGGGCTGCTCGCCGAACACAAGATCATCGTCATCGTCACGAATACCTGGAACCGCACCGAACTCAACGCCTGGGCGACCGGCGGCTCGGTCGACGGCCGGGTCGGTGTCATCAACATCGCGCCCGGTGCGGCCCTGCCCGGATCGTGGGGACTCGCCCACGAGCTGGCTCACGTCTTCCAGAACTACACGTTCCTCGGCCGCAGCGGATACGGGTTCACCGACCAGTCGGCCGGCACGTTCTGGGAGACCAGCGCCGAGTTCATGGCCATGCAGGCGCTGCCGACGACGGCGGCCGGTGACCTGACCAGGTGGTTGCGTTCGGAGAACCTCTACTACAGCTCCAGCCGACACCACTACGGCAACTGGATGCTGGCGCAGTACATCAAGGACCGCGACGGCCTGGAGATGTTCAACCGGATCTGGAACGAGGCGCGCAACACCGAGCATCCGCTCGAGGTGTACCGGCGGATCGCCGGCATCGACCAGGCCGAACTGAACCGTCGACTCGGCGAGTACGCCACCCGGACCGTCACGTACGACTTCGGCAACCGGTCGACATTGATGCCGTTCATCAACAACGTATGGGGTGCCGGGTTCCTCAATGCGTACAACGGCGGCAATGTCGATCCAGTCGACTCGAGTCAGGGCCACTATCAGATCAATACGAGGGTGGCGCCGTCCGACTACGGGTTCAACAAGATCAAGCTGGTGCCGTCCACCGATGGTGGACTGGTCCGGCTGCGGTTGAAGGGACACGCCGAGACCGGGGCGACCGGGTGGACGTTCGGGCTGGTCGCGGTCAAGGGCGGCGTCCCGCGGTACTCCACGTTGAAGTCCGGCACGGATGGGCAGATCGACTTCCCGTTGCAGTCCGGGGAGAGCGAGGTGTGGCTGGTCGTCACCGGAACCCCCAACGCGGTCCCGCACTACGGGTTCCTCGACGGCTACACCAAGGCTCGCCGCTACCCCTATGAGTTCCGGGTCGAAGGGGCGACGCCGTCCGGTTTCGAGCCGGGTCACGTCAAGCCGGCCGCGACCAACGGCGGGCGGTGGCACTCCAACGGCGGCGGCTGGGTGGCCGGCAACGCGAGTGTCGCCTCCACCGCCTACGTCGGCCCGAAAGCCGCGGTGATGGGCGGAACCGTCACCGGCAACGCCCGGATCGAGGGTCTGGGCTGGGTCAACGGCGGCACCGTCGGCGGCAACGCGATCGTCAAGGACAACGCGCTCATCCAGGACGGGGCGAACCTGTCCGGCAACGTCGTGGTCGGCGGTGACGCGGAGATCGCGTTCGCCTGTTCGTCCGGCACCTATCTGCTGTTCAACCCGGACCGTAAGTGTGACGGCGGCGCCGGCGAGACCGACGTCAATCCGTCGTTCACCGCGTTCGCCAGCGCCGACCTGGCGATCCAGGACGTCGCGACCACCGAGCCGACGGCGACCCCGACGACCGCCGCACCGACGACGACGGCGCCCGCGCCGTCTGGTTCCACCCGAAGCGGCAACCTCGCCGGTACGGCCACCGCATCCGCCTCCTACACGTCGGCCTGGGAGTCGGTCGCGGCGATCAACGACGGCATCGTGCCCACGGCGTCCAACGACACCGTCAACCGCCGCTGGGGAACGTGGCCGGAGACCGGCCGCCAGTGGGCCGAACTCCAGTGGCCGTCCGCGGTCACGGTCGGCCGGGCGCAGACCTACTTCTTCGACGACGGCAACGGGGTGCGCCTGCCCGCCTCCTGGCGGCTCCAGTACTGGACCGGAACCGCCTACGCCGACGTGCCGAAGGCCAGCGGGTACGCGCGGGCCGCGAACGCCTACAACACGGTGACGTTCACGCCGGTGACCACCACCCGGCTGCGGTTCGTGCTGCGCGCCTCCGGCACGAGCTCGGTCGGTCTGCTCGAAACGACGGCATTCTCCACATAA
- a CDS encoding putative bifunctional diguanylate cyclase/phosphodiesterase has translation MRAGDQWRWCTTAGLLATVVYYLLPAGTLWSSAGYNTIGLLAGLIILVAVRWHRPQRPLAWILFGVGMILSVLGDFTWVYLERVQHVEPYPSVADVFYLASYPPLITGLFLLQRRRGRELGSLIDASMVATGLGLVLWVFVLHPVAAVDTASMLERAVSTAYPSLDALLLVMVAGLLIDRRLRTPSTDLLGVAAALLLVGDVAFSVASLYFDYSGRAIDWCWLMAYVLWAAAALHPSMTAATPDAPDVPDRVGRGRLVVLGGSSVLAPIMLFLPSVGADTVDRIVIAAGATMLFLLGVARMAGVMSKVRGQATELERLANQDDLTGLHNRRRFYRALGEALTDGCPQIVLMGLNRLRAINDELGHQVGDEVIVRIAERVRVLAGPDVLVARLSGDEFAVLLRDAPEGGADAVAARLADAVHDPINTRGYEVLVGAGVGVAGGADAADPAEVLRRAGVAMFAAKESGEPYRRWAPALDERSVEEARLGAQIRHALGERQFQVVYQPIVAMPGQRVAAVEALVRWHHPRLGMVSPARFIPVAERNGLIVELGAWILETACEQLVRWTAELGSDAPDRVSVNVSARQLARPGFAGTVADVLSRTGLPAHRLTVEVTETAVFDGGPAVTALHELRAFGVRIALDDFGTGHSSLGLLQAVPVDILKIDKSFVDRITEAGRHAVIAEAMIQVSNGLGLDAVAEGVETAEQAQALTRIGYRLLQGYHFGRPEAEPAFTRPAVSTRA, from the coding sequence GTGCGTGCAGGTGACCAGTGGCGTTGGTGCACGACGGCCGGGCTCCTCGCGACCGTCGTCTACTACCTGCTGCCCGCCGGCACCCTGTGGTCGAGTGCCGGTTACAACACGATCGGGCTGCTGGCCGGGCTGATCATCCTGGTCGCGGTGCGTTGGCACCGCCCGCAACGGCCGCTCGCCTGGATCCTGTTCGGCGTCGGCATGATCCTTTCGGTGCTGGGTGACTTCACCTGGGTGTATCTGGAGCGCGTCCAGCACGTCGAGCCGTACCCCTCGGTGGCCGACGTCTTCTATCTGGCGTCGTATCCGCCGCTGATCACCGGCCTGTTCCTGCTGCAGCGGCGGCGTGGCCGGGAGCTCGGCAGCCTGATCGACGCCAGCATGGTGGCCACCGGTCTGGGCCTGGTGCTGTGGGTGTTCGTGCTGCACCCGGTGGCGGCCGTGGACACCGCGTCGATGCTGGAACGCGCGGTCAGCACCGCCTATCCGTCACTCGACGCACTGCTGCTGGTGATGGTGGCCGGGCTGCTGATCGACAGGCGGCTGCGTACGCCGAGCACCGATCTGCTGGGCGTGGCGGCGGCTCTGCTGCTCGTCGGGGACGTCGCGTTCTCGGTGGCCAGCCTGTACTTCGACTACTCCGGTCGGGCGATCGACTGGTGCTGGCTGATGGCCTACGTGTTGTGGGCCGCCGCCGCGCTGCACCCGTCGATGACCGCGGCCACCCCGGACGCGCCGGACGTGCCGGACCGGGTGGGCCGCGGTCGGCTCGTCGTGCTCGGCGGCAGTTCCGTGCTGGCGCCGATCATGCTGTTCCTTCCGTCGGTCGGTGCCGACACCGTCGACCGCATCGTCATCGCGGCCGGGGCCACCATGCTCTTCCTGCTCGGTGTCGCGCGGATGGCCGGGGTGATGAGCAAGGTCCGCGGCCAGGCCACCGAGCTCGAACGGCTCGCGAACCAGGACGACCTGACCGGGCTGCACAACCGGAGGCGTTTCTACCGGGCGCTCGGCGAGGCTTTGACCGACGGCTGCCCGCAGATCGTGCTGATGGGCCTGAACCGGCTCCGCGCCATCAACGACGAACTCGGCCACCAGGTCGGCGACGAGGTCATCGTGCGGATCGCCGAACGGGTCCGCGTGCTCGCCGGGCCGGACGTCCTGGTCGCGCGGCTCAGCGGCGACGAGTTCGCGGTCCTCCTCCGGGACGCTCCGGAGGGCGGGGCGGACGCGGTTGCCGCGCGTCTGGCGGATGCGGTTCACGATCCGATCAACACCAGGGGGTACGAGGTACTGGTCGGGGCCGGGGTCGGGGTGGCCGGCGGGGCGGACGCGGCCGATCCGGCGGAGGTGCTGCGCCGGGCCGGTGTCGCGATGTTCGCCGCCAAGGAGAGCGGCGAGCCGTACCGCAGGTGGGCGCCCGCCCTCGACGAGCGTTCGGTCGAGGAGGCCCGCCTCGGCGCCCAGATCCGGCACGCCCTCGGCGAACGCCAGTTCCAGGTGGTCTACCAGCCGATCGTCGCGATGCCCGGGCAGCGGGTGGCGGCCGTCGAGGCGCTGGTCCGATGGCATCACCCGAGGCTCGGCATGGTCAGCCCGGCCCGGTTCATCCCGGTCGCCGAGCGCAACGGCCTGATCGTCGAGCTGGGTGCGTGGATTCTGGAGACGGCCTGCGAGCAGCTGGTCAGGTGGACGGCGGAGCTGGGCTCGGACGCGCCGGACCGGGTGAGTGTCAACGTGTCGGCCCGTCAGCTGGCCCGTCCCGGGTTCGCCGGGACGGTCGCCGACGTGTTGTCCCGGACCGGCCTGCCCGCGCACCGGTTGACCGTGGAGGTCACCGAGACCGCGGTGTTCGACGGCGGCCCGGCGGTGACGGCGTTGCACGAGCTGCGGGCGTTCGGTGTCCGGATCGCCCTCGACGACTTCGGCACCGGTCACTCGTCGCTGGGCCTGCTGCAGGCGGTGCCGGTCGACATCCTGAAGATCGACAAGTCGTTCGTCGACCGGATCACCGAAGCCGGCCGGCACGCCGTCATCGCCGAGGCGATGATCCAGGTCAGCAACGGTCTCGGCCTGGACGCGGTGGCCGAAGGCGTGGAGACCGCCGAGCAGGCGCAGGCCCTGACCCGGATCGGTTACCGGTTGCTGCAGGGCTACCACTTCGGCCGCCCGGAGGCCGAGCCGGCCTTCACCCGGCCCGCCGTCTCGACGCGCGCTTAA